From Camarhynchus parvulus chromosome 22, STF_HiC, whole genome shotgun sequence, a single genomic window includes:
- the ELMOD3 gene encoding LOW QUALITY PROTEIN: ELMO domain-containing protein 3 (The sequence of the model RefSeq protein was modified relative to this genomic sequence to represent the inferred CDS: inserted 1 base in 1 codon; substituted 1 base at 1 genomic stop codon), with product PPQIPALGQGGVLQELVLAEGQPPAPGISEEQRQAQEEWEALEEIQSGLGGTSGAAPPPISFTEALQHFQSAELPSSRGTARAPGRRGILAALLRCLRGPPRLRPQLRGEQELALAMAQCALDDSERVHMRILQTIYRQLTRSRLGCPRYGAHWEELGFQAPSGTPXAPEPAPLASLGHVSAPQCPSWTQKCLPGADPGTDLRGTGMLGLMQILFFVLDSRMLPLAREIFQLSQHETQNFPFCIMSVNITRIVIQALQEERLSRECNRRQQVIGVLNDLYAAAFLRLSRLWEQQHGTVANAGFFLKELELSTKKKPRQLLKSLEAYLSRGLRPPSPPSSQIHFTSICDPGVELEGDSXLL from the exons ccccctcagattccagctctggggcagggaggtgtcctgcaggagctggtgctcGCAGAGGGGCAGCCCCCAGCGCCTG GGATCAGCGAGGAGCAGCGCCAGGCCCAGGAGGAGTGGGAGGCTCTGGAAGAGATCCAGTCAG ggTTGGGGGGCACCTCGGGCGCGGCCCCCCCTCCGATTTCCTTCACTGAGGCGCTGCAGCACTTCCAGAGCGCGGAGCTCCCTTCGAGCCGG GGCACGGCCCGGGCCCCGGGGCGCCGCGGcatcctggctgccctgctgcgCTGCCTCCGCGGGCCGCCCCGGCTCCGCCCGCAGCTCCgcggggagcaggagctggcgCTGGCCATGGCACAGT gtgccCTGGATGACTCGGAGCGGGTGCACATGCGGATCCTGCAGACCATCTACCGGCAGCTGACGcgctccaggctgggctgcccgCGCTACGGGGCacactgggaggagctgggcttcCAGG ctccctcggGCActc gtgctccagagccagccccacTGGCCTCCCTTGGGCATGTttcagcacctcagtgtccttcTTGGACCCAAAAATG CCTCCCAGGTGCGGATCCTGGCACTGACCTGCGTGGGACAGGAATGCTGGGGCTGATGCAGATCCTGTTCTTTGTCCTGGATTCCCGGATGCTGCCGCTGGCACGGGAGAtcttccagctctcccagcatgAAACCCAG aattttccctTCTGCATCATGTCTGTGAACATCACCCGGATCGTCATCCAGGCGCTGCAGGAGGAGCGGCTCTCGCG ggagTGCAACCGGCGGCAGCAGGTGATCGGGGTGCTCAACGACCTCTACGCCGCCGCCTTCCTGCGCCTCTCGCgcctctgggagcagcagcacggcACCGTGGCCAACGCTGGCTTCTTCCTCAAGG agctggaattaTCCACCAAAAAGAAGCCAAGGCAGCTGCTGAAATCCCTGGAAGCCTACCTGAGCCGTGGCCTTCggcctccctcccctccctcctcccagatCCACTTCACCAGCATTTGTGACCCTGGGGTGGAGCTGGAGGGAGATTCCTGACTGCTCTGA
- the RETSAT gene encoding all-trans-retinol 13,14-reductase codes for MWLQALLFLAPLLLLLLVLLSLVLLRGSGSRNPFATDSRRPPGPLVTDKAVRRTVVKTAFSAEKVPAQLDAIVVGSGIGGLAAAALLAKAGWRVLVLEQHGKLGGCCHTFTEKGFEFDTGIHYVGQMQEGSLMRFLVDQLTDGQLEWAPLPATYDAVVLGDPQGSGKTFHIHSGEREYFWRLKEQFPGEAAAIDEFQRLVKSAGRGVVLLGILKLLPRFLARLLTCSRLLPRLCSFSQLASRSLKEVVDGLTPNPELRAVLSYIFPTYGVLPSKASFSMHSILVNHFLHGAWYPKGGAGEIAFHTIPVIRRAGGNVFGKAPVQRILLDAQGRACGVSVRKGQDSVDILAPVVISDAGIFNTYERLLPAEARALPEIQSQLHMLAPGEGGFTVFVGLSGSREELGLEPINYFMFPGNDLDGIMQRYLASSREEAANNIPLLFVTSPSAKDPTWEMRHPGKSTLAIVTFARYEWFEEWKDKQVHKRGDDYEDLKKTFVDAIMQTVYKLYPRIEGRIEYLSGGSPLTNQHYLASPHGEFYGADHGIPRLQAEAIATLRADTAVPNLYLTGQDLCLGGFMGALQGAIICASTILKRNLYADVAWLKLRLQATDPKKGD; via the exons ATGTGGCTGCAGGCCCTGCTCTTCCTCGccccccttctcctcctcctcctcgtcctcctctCCCTCGTGCTCCTGCGGGGCTCGGGCAGCCGCAACCCCTTCGCCACCGAcagccgccgcccgcccggcccgctcGTCACCGACAAGGCGGTGCGCAGGACCGTCGTCAAGACAG CGTTCTCGGCAGAGAAGGTGCCGGCGCAGCTCGATGCCATCGTGGTGGGCAGCGGCATCGGCGGGCTGGCGGCCGCGGCGCTGCTGGCCAAGGCGGGCTGGcgggtgctggtgctggagcagcacggCAAGCTGGGCGGCTGCTGCCACACCTTCACCGAGAAGGGCTTCGAGTTCGACACCG GGATCCACTACGTGGGGCAGATGCAGGAGGGCTCCCTGATGAGGTTCCTGGTGGACCAGCTGACAGATGGGCAGCTGGAGTGGGCCCCACTGCCGGCCACCTACGATGCCGTGGTTCTGGGGGACCCCCAGGGCTCTGGCAAGACCTTCCACATCCATTCTGGGGAGAGGGAATATTTCTGGAGGCTGAAGGAACAGTTCcccggggaggcggcggccATCGACGAGTTCCAGCGGCTGGTGAAG AGCGCTGGCCGTGGGGTTGTGCTGCTGGGGATCCTGAAGCTGCTCCCGAGGTTCCTGGCCAGGCTCCTgacctgctccaggctgctgccacggctctgctccttctcccagctggCCTCACGCAGCCTCAAGGAGGTGGTGGATGGTCTCACCCCCAACCCCGAGCTCCGCGCTGTCCTCAGCTACATCTTCCCCACCTATG GTGTGCTCCCCTCCAAGGCCAGCTTCTCCATGCACAGCATCCTGGTGAACCATTTCCTGCACGGCGCCTGGTACCCCAAGGGCGGGGCGGGGGAAATCGCCTTCCACACCATCCCCGTGATCCGCAGGGCCGGAGGAAACGTCTTCGGGAAGGCGCCGGTGCAGAGGATCCTGCTGGAcgcccagggcagagcctgcG GTGTGAGCGTCAGGAAAGGCCAGGACTCGGTGGATATCTTGGCTCCCGTGGTCATTTCGGACGCCGGGATCTTCAACACCTACGAGCGGCTGCTGCCGGCGGAGGCGCGGGCTCTGCCGG AGATCCAGTCCCAGCTCCACATGCTGgcccctggggaggggggctTCACCGTCTTCGTCGGCCTCAGCGGCTcaagggaggagctggggctggagcccatCAACTACTTCATGTTCCCAGGGAACGACCTGGATGGAAT CATGCAGCGCTACCTGGCTTCCTCCAGAGAAGAAGCTGCCAACAACATCCCTCTGCTCTTTGTCACCTCGCCATCAGCCAAGGACCCCACCTGGGAAATGAGGCACCCAG GTAAATCCACGCTGGCCATCGTCACCTTCGCCAGGTACGAGTGGTTCGAGGAGTGGAAGGACAAGCAGGTCCACAAGAGGGGGGATGACTATGAGGACCTGAAGAAGACTTTTGTGGATGCCATCATGCAGACTGTCTACAAGCTGTACCCTCGCATCGAGGGCCGG ATCGAGTACCTCTCGGGTGGCTCTCCCCTCACCAACCAGCACTACCTTGCCAGTCCCCACGGCGAGTTCTACGGCGCTGACCATGGCATCCCCCGCCTGCAGGCCGAGGCCATTGCCACCCTGCGGGCAGACACGGCCGTGCCCAACCTCTACCTGACAG ggcaggatttgTGCCTGGGGGGTTTCATGGGGGCCCTGCAAGGAGCCATCATCTGCGCCAGCACCATCCTCAAGCGCAACCTGTACGCGGACGTGGCGTGGCTGAAATTGCGCTTGCAGGCCACCGACCCCAAGAAGGGAGACTAA